A single Bacillus sp. (in: firmicutes) DNA region contains:
- the metH gene encoding methionine synthase: MSHNTLQEQMKKKILIIDGAMGTMLQEANLSAEDFGGEQYEGCNENLNLTAPHVIEWIHRSYFEAGADIVETNTFGATKLVLDDYDLGEKAYEINKVAAELACKAKAEFSTPEWPRFVAGSMGPTTKSLSVTGGVTFEKLIDNYEEQTRGLIDGGVDLLLLETSQDLRNVKAAFVGIEKAFNTTGKKIPLIISGTIEPMGTTLAGQSIEAFYISIEHMKPLAIGMNCATGPEFMRDHIRSLADLAVTGVSCYPNAGLPDEEGKYHESPESLAAKLAGFAEKGWLNMAGGCCGTTPDHIRALAEILKDYPPRQIPKETHNHAVSGIEPLLYDESMRPLFVGERTNVIGSRKFKTLIIDGQFEEAAEIARAQVKNGAHVIDVCLANPDRDELEDMENFLSVLVKKIKAPLVIDSTDEAVIERALTYSQGKAIINSINLEDGEERFEKIVPLIHRFGAAVVVGTIDETGMAVTAERKLEIAERSYQLLVNKYGLNPEDIIFDPLVFPVGTGDEQYIGSANETVKGIRLIKEKMPRCLTILGVSNVSFGLPPVGREILNAVYLYHCTQAGLDYAIVNTEKLERFASIPKNEITMAEKLLFETTDGILAEFTNFYRDKKKEVTVQKNDMTLEERLAYYIVEGTKEGLIPDLELALKQYETPLDIINGPLMAGMAEVGRLFNDNQLIVAEVLQSAEVMKASVSFLEPYMETTDNDSGKGKVLLATVKGDVHDIGKNLVDIILTNNGFKVIDLGIKVAPAELIKAIEEEKPDIVGLSGLLVKSAQQMVLTAQDMKQANISTPILVGGAALSRKFTETKIAPEYGGPVLYAKDAMNGLDLANRLQDEEEREKLLAEKMEASKTANATTDVQAHQPAVAVKVRSTVSTDVQVYKPRDLEPHILKDYSVAHIEPFINMQMLLGHHLGLKGKVQRLIEEKNEKALQIKETIDGLLAEAKTSDLLEPSAIYQFFPAQSDGDSIIVYNPKDKATVLEIFTFPRQQKEPYLCLADYLRSVDSGEMDYIGLLAVTAGKNVRKRAEKYKEEGNFLLSHAIQSLALETAEAFAERTHQLMRDQWSIIDPVDLSIQDLFAAKYQGQRYSFGYPSCPNIEDQEKLFKMLQPEQIGIQLTDGFMMEPEASVTAIVFAHPEARYFNVL; the protein is encoded by the coding sequence TTGTCACACAATACATTGCAAGAACAGATGAAGAAAAAAATACTGATTATCGACGGTGCAATGGGAACGATGTTACAAGAAGCCAATCTTTCCGCAGAAGATTTCGGCGGTGAGCAATATGAAGGCTGTAACGAAAACTTAAACTTAACAGCTCCCCATGTGATTGAATGGATTCACCGTTCCTATTTTGAAGCAGGAGCTGATATCGTCGAAACAAACACATTCGGCGCAACGAAGCTTGTTTTAGATGATTATGATCTTGGTGAAAAAGCATATGAGATTAATAAAGTAGCGGCAGAGCTAGCTTGTAAAGCAAAAGCTGAGTTTTCCACCCCGGAATGGCCGCGCTTTGTCGCAGGATCAATGGGGCCGACGACAAAATCACTATCCGTAACTGGCGGCGTTACATTTGAGAAACTTATCGATAATTATGAAGAACAAACACGCGGACTTATTGATGGCGGCGTTGACCTTCTGCTACTAGAAACAAGTCAGGATTTGCGTAATGTCAAAGCAGCTTTCGTCGGCATTGAAAAAGCCTTTAACACAACGGGCAAAAAAATACCGCTTATTATTTCTGGAACGATTGAGCCGATGGGAACAACGCTAGCTGGTCAATCGATTGAAGCTTTTTATATTTCTATTGAACATATGAAGCCTTTAGCGATTGGTATGAACTGTGCAACAGGCCCTGAATTTATGCGCGACCATATCCGCTCACTTGCAGACCTTGCTGTTACTGGTGTGAGCTGTTATCCAAATGCTGGGCTTCCCGATGAAGAAGGAAAATATCATGAGTCTCCGGAGTCGCTTGCAGCGAAACTTGCTGGCTTCGCAGAAAAAGGCTGGCTTAACATGGCTGGTGGCTGCTGCGGGACAACACCAGACCATATAAGAGCACTTGCCGAAATTTTAAAGGATTATCCACCGCGACAAATTCCTAAAGAAACGCATAACCATGCGGTCTCTGGTATCGAGCCTCTTCTTTACGATGAATCGATGCGCCCGCTATTTGTTGGTGAACGAACAAATGTAATTGGCTCGCGGAAATTTAAGACATTAATCATTGATGGTCAATTTGAAGAAGCAGCAGAAATTGCCCGTGCCCAAGTGAAAAACGGTGCCCATGTCATCGATGTTTGTTTAGCAAATCCGGACCGTGATGAGCTTGAAGATATGGAAAATTTCCTAAGTGTTCTCGTCAAAAAAATTAAAGCACCACTTGTAATCGATTCAACCGATGAAGCAGTTATTGAACGAGCACTTACGTACTCACAAGGAAAAGCAATCATTAACTCAATTAACCTTGAAGACGGTGAAGAACGCTTTGAAAAAATTGTGCCGCTTATCCACCGCTTTGGTGCTGCCGTTGTTGTCGGTACAATTGATGAAACCGGCATGGCCGTAACAGCCGAACGAAAGCTCGAAATTGCCGAGCGGTCTTATCAATTATTAGTAAATAAATATGGTCTAAATCCAGAGGATATTATTTTTGACCCGCTTGTTTTTCCAGTTGGAACTGGAGATGAACAGTATATCGGTTCAGCTAACGAAACAGTGAAGGGCATCCGCCTTATTAAAGAAAAAATGCCAAGATGCTTAACGATACTAGGAGTAAGCAATGTTTCCTTTGGCCTTCCACCTGTAGGTCGAGAAATTCTTAATGCTGTCTATTTATATCATTGCACGCAAGCAGGATTAGATTATGCGATTGTTAATACTGAGAAGCTGGAACGATTCGCATCAATTCCAAAAAATGAAATTACGATGGCGGAAAAGCTTTTATTTGAAACAACAGATGGAATTTTAGCTGAGTTTACTAATTTTTATCGTGATAAGAAAAAAGAAGTAACCGTTCAAAAGAACGATATGACTTTGGAAGAAAGACTAGCCTATTATATCGTCGAAGGTACAAAAGAAGGATTAATTCCAGATTTAGAGCTTGCCTTAAAACAATATGAAACACCGCTTGATATTATTAACGGACCATTAATGGCCGGAATGGCAGAAGTTGGTAGGCTCTTCAATGATAACCAGCTTATTGTTGCAGAGGTGCTCCAAAGTGCGGAAGTAATGAAAGCATCCGTATCCTTCCTTGAACCGTATATGGAAACAACTGACAATGACAGCGGTAAAGGCAAAGTGCTCTTAGCAACTGTAAAAGGCGATGTCCATGATATCGGCAAAAATTTAGTCGACATCATCTTAACGAACAACGGTTTTAAAGTTATTGATTTAGGAATAAAAGTAGCACCTGCAGAGCTTATTAAAGCAATTGAAGAAGAAAAGCCTGATATTGTCGGCTTATCAGGACTTTTAGTTAAATCGGCGCAACAGATGGTGTTGACAGCTCAAGATATGAAGCAAGCTAATATTTCTACTCCAATTCTTGTAGGCGGTGCTGCCCTTTCTCGTAAATTTACAGAGACAAAAATCGCACCTGAATATGGCGGACCTGTTCTTTATGCAAAAGATGCAATGAACGGATTAGACTTAGCCAATCGCCTCCAAGATGAAGAAGAACGGGAGAAGCTCCTTGCTGAAAAAATGGAGGCTTCAAAGACAGCGAATGCGACAACAGATGTACAAGCTCACCAGCCAGCAGTAGCTGTTAAAGTTCGCTCAACAGTCTCAACAGATGTCCAAGTGTATAAACCGAGAGACTTGGAACCACATATTTTAAAAGACTACTCTGTTGCCCATATTGAACCATTTATTAATATGCAAATGCTTTTAGGCCACCATTTAGGATTAAAGGGAAAAGTACAAAGGCTAATTGAGGAAAAAAACGAAAAAGCACTACAAATCAAGGAAACAATCGATGGTTTGCTAGCGGAAGCAAAAACAAGCGACCTTTTAGAGCCATCAGCTATATATCAGTTTTTCCCAGCTCAATCAGATGGTGATTCGATTATCGTCTATAATCCGAAGGATAAAGCGACCGTATTGGAAATCTTCACCTTCCCGCGCCAACAGAAAGAACCATATTTATGTTTAGCTGATTATCTCCGATCTGTTGACAGCGGTGAAATGGATTATATTGGACTTTTAGCTGTAACAGCAGGAAAAAATGTAAGGAAACGTGCGGAAAAATATAAAGAGGAAGGCAACTTCTTATTAAGCCATGCCATCCAATCGTTGGCACTCGAAACAGCGGAGGCATTTGCAGAGCGCACCCATCAATTAATGAGAGACCAATGGAGCATCATTGATCCTGTTGATTTATCAATTCAAGACCTTTTTGCAGCAAAATATCAAGGGCAGCGTTATTCATTTGGCTATCCATCTTGCCCAAATATCGAAGACCAAGAAAAGCTATTTAAAATGCTGCAGCCTGAACAAATTGGCATTCAGTTAACCGACGGATTTATGATGGAGCCTGAAGCTTCTGTAACAGCGATTGTTTTTGCCCATCCAGAAGCTAGATATTTTAATGTATTATAA
- a CDS encoding GHKL domain-containing protein: MLAHIDYKKQFIERFLKYIQEMKEEILNLWMQSAKVAKNDPFYKEILANGEKTLELIHEFVETRDVEPIIALTKKIAKERIEANVNISEYVYNINAGRSLVISFILKASFLNNDEKLSSIMIVDELFDEYVYYAIKEYTDLKDSIILNKNRFIQEMHHDRLTILGQIAASFAHEFRNPLTSIKGFIKMLEKKYSSADSESGLYFDIINYEMESLEDKVSRFLYLSKSKGLDDEMVVFDISGVTNKMIEFMYPRFVDENIEVTSSIQANCLVFAVKEQIKQVLLNILNNAVEELSELGLNRIIEIELKNVENEIILKISNNGKMIPAYLLENIFEPFVTTKNLGTGLGLSVVKQILEKHDGTINVESTENKTTFIMKWTAHKKWD, translated from the coding sequence ATGTTAGCACATATAGATTATAAGAAACAATTTATCGAGCGTTTTTTGAAATACATACAAGAAATGAAAGAAGAAATACTAAATCTATGGATGCAATCTGCCAAAGTTGCTAAAAATGATCCTTTCTATAAGGAAATACTAGCTAATGGAGAAAAGACACTAGAATTAATCCATGAATTTGTTGAAACGAGAGATGTTGAACCAATCATTGCTTTAACAAAAAAGATTGCTAAAGAAAGAATAGAGGCAAATGTTAATATTAGTGAGTATGTTTATAATATTAATGCAGGGCGTTCACTCGTAATTAGTTTTATTTTAAAAGCGAGTTTTTTAAATAATGATGAAAAGCTTTCCTCCATTATGATTGTTGATGAACTATTCGACGAATATGTCTATTATGCTATTAAAGAGTATACCGATTTAAAGGATTCGATTATTTTAAATAAAAATAGGTTTATTCAGGAAATGCATCATGATCGGTTGACAATTTTAGGCCAAATCGCCGCTAGCTTTGCCCATGAATTCCGCAATCCTTTAACTTCAATCAAAGGGTTTATTAAAATGCTTGAGAAGAAATATAGTAGCGCCGATTCAGAAAGTGGCTTATATTTTGATATTATTAACTATGAAATGGAAAGTCTTGAGGATAAAGTATCGCGTTTTTTGTACCTTTCAAAATCAAAGGGTTTGGATGATGAAATGGTCGTTTTCGACATATCGGGGGTTACGAATAAAATGATTGAGTTTATGTATCCTCGCTTTGTTGATGAGAACATAGAAGTGACTTCATCCATTCAAGCCAATTGTTTAGTATTTGCGGTTAAAGAACAGATTAAACAAGTTCTTCTTAATATCCTTAATAACGCTGTTGAAGAACTTTCTGAATTGGGACTAAACCGAATCATTGAAATTGAATTAAAAAACGTTGAAAACGAGATTATATTAAAAATATCAAATAACGGGAAAATGATCCCCGCTTATTTATTAGAAAATATATTTGAACCATTTGTAACGACGAAAAATTTAGGGACTGGTCTTGGTTTATCAGTCGTAAAGCAAATTTTGGAAAAGCATGATGGCACAATAAATGTAGAATCAACTGAAAATAAAACGACGTTTATTATGAAATGGACAGCACATAAAAAGTGGGATTGA
- a CDS encoding DUF1657 domain-containing protein → MTVGSQVKQCTSMLKSIEQGLLNLLMRTQGEEVQTIFKDAVYTLKEIIADLEKRVGQLESEEPQYKGL, encoded by the coding sequence ATGACGGTAGGTTCCCAAGTGAAACAATGCACGTCTATGCTAAAAAGTATTGAACAAGGATTATTAAATTTGTTGATGCGCACCCAAGGTGAGGAAGTCCAAACTATTTTCAAAGATGCAGTCTACACTTTAAAAGAAATCATAGCGGATTTGGAAAAGCGTGTCGGCCAGCTTGAGAGCGAGGAACCGCAATATAAAGGTTTATAA
- the spoVAE gene encoding stage V sporulation protein AE: protein MAIYFWAFVIGGLICVMGQIMFDVFKLTPAHTLSSLVVIGAILGGFGLYEPLIEFAGAGATVPITSFGNSLVHGALAEAEIHGLIGVITGMFEVTSSGISAAIIFGFIGALLFKPKG, encoded by the coding sequence GTGGCTATTTATTTTTGGGCCTTTGTTATCGGGGGACTTATCTGTGTGATGGGGCAAATTATGTTCGATGTTTTTAAACTCACTCCAGCACATACATTAAGCAGTCTCGTTGTTATTGGCGCTATATTAGGTGGTTTTGGCCTTTATGAACCGCTTATCGAATTTGCGGGTGCAGGGGCCACTGTTCCGATTACGAGTTTTGGAAATTCCTTAGTTCACGGTGCTTTGGCCGAAGCAGAAATACACGGACTAATTGGGGTTATAACTGGGATGTTTGAGGTGACAAGCTCCGGTATTTCTGCCGCGATTATTTTTGGCTTTATTGGAGCTTTATTGTTTAAGCCTAAAGGATAA
- the spoVAD gene encoding stage V sporulation protein AD yields the protein MLVGHRTWIFENKPVIKSTATVVGPFEGNGRLANDFDLIHGDLWLNQDSYEKAEKVLLEESCQTAIKKAGLRKEDIQFFFCGDLSNQITSTSFAARTLGAPYFGLFGACSTSMEGLALSAFVVNGKGAKYVLTGAVSHNTAVEKQFRYPTEYGGQKPPTAQWTVTGAGTAIITDSGDGPFVTSATIGRIVDMGLSDPFNMGGAMAPAAIDTIEAHLKERNIPASYYDLIVTGDLGHIGHEIALDLLNKHGVEVTSEIYKDCGIMIYREGQPVLSGASGAGCSAVVTYGHLLNEMKKGILKRILVVATGALLSPLTYQQKETIPCIAHAVSIESEVGAGGGV from the coding sequence ATGCTAGTTGGACACCGTACATGGATTTTTGAAAATAAACCAGTAATCAAATCAACGGCAACAGTCGTCGGCCCTTTTGAGGGAAACGGCAGACTTGCTAATGATTTTGATCTAATCCATGGTGACCTTTGGCTTAATCAGGATTCATATGAAAAGGCAGAAAAGGTACTATTAGAAGAATCATGCCAAACCGCTATAAAAAAAGCGGGTTTAAGAAAAGAAGATATCCAATTCTTTTTTTGTGGCGATTTAAGCAATCAAATTACTTCAACAAGCTTTGCCGCTCGAACACTTGGTGCTCCTTATTTTGGGCTATTTGGCGCCTGTTCAACTTCAATGGAGGGGTTGGCACTATCCGCTTTTGTTGTCAATGGAAAAGGGGCTAAATACGTATTAACAGGTGCTGTCAGTCATAATACGGCGGTTGAAAAGCAATTTCGCTATCCAACTGAGTACGGGGGGCAAAAACCGCCTACGGCTCAATGGACTGTAACAGGGGCTGGGACAGCAATTATCACCGATTCTGGTGATGGTCCTTTTGTAACATCAGCCACAATTGGTAGGATTGTTGATATGGGCCTTTCAGACCCATTTAATATGGGCGGGGCGATGGCACCTGCGGCGATTGATACAATTGAAGCGCATCTAAAGGAAAGAAATATTCCAGCATCATATTATGATTTAATTGTTACTGGTGATTTAGGGCATATTGGTCATGAAATTGCTTTAGACTTATTAAATAAGCATGGTGTGGAAGTAACGAGTGAGATATATAAAGATTGTGGAATTATGATTTATCGGGAAGGCCAGCCTGTATTGTCAGGAGCAAGTGGGGCAGGATGCTCGGCAGTTGTAACGTATGGACATTTACTAAATGAAATGAAAAAAGGCATATTAAAAAGAATTTTAGTCGTGGCAACTGGAGCATTGCTATCCCCGCTTACTTATCAACAAAAAGAAACGATTCCGTGCATTGCCCATGCTGTCTCAATTGAAAGTGAAGTAGGCGCTGGAGGAGGGGTTTAG
- the spoVAC gene encoding stage V sporulation protein AC: MSNKKQKNLTPTMQEYQQFEKERETKRPVVANCLRAFFVGGFICLIGQMIQTFLMTNFNFTEQTVGNPTVAILIFITMLCTGFGFYDRIAQFSGAGTAVPVTGFGNAVISAAIEHKTEGYVLGTGSNMFKLAGPVIMFGVFSAFIVALIKTILIQWGGL, from the coding sequence ATGTCTAATAAAAAACAGAAAAATCTAACGCCAACAATGCAAGAGTACCAACAATTTGAAAAAGAGCGGGAAACAAAACGCCCCGTTGTTGCAAACTGCCTTCGGGCCTTTTTCGTTGGCGGTTTTATTTGTCTGATTGGGCAAATGATTCAAACATTTTTAATGACCAATTTCAACTTTACTGAGCAAACAGTTGGCAATCCCACTGTCGCCATTTTAATCTTTATAACAATGCTTTGTACAGGCTTTGGTTTTTATGATCGGATTGCACAGTTCTCTGGCGCGGGCACAGCAGTTCCGGTAACAGGTTTCGGAAATGCCGTCATTTCGGCAGCAATCGAACATAAAACGGAAGGGTATGTACTTGGTACAGGTAGTAATATGTTTAAATTAGCTGGTCCTGTCATTATGTTTGGTGTTTTTTCTGCCTTTATCGTTGCCTTGATTAAAACGATTTTAATTCAATGGGGTGGTTTGTAA
- a CDS encoding DUF1657 domain-containing protein, whose product MTVATQVKQTLAGLKSAQASFETFALQTDNKSAKQMYQSAAQQTQQIVDTISTRLQEIQNEEPQYNN is encoded by the coding sequence ATGACTGTAGCAACACAAGTAAAGCAAACATTAGCGGGGTTAAAAAGTGCACAAGCTTCATTCGAAACATTTGCACTGCAAACTGATAATAAATCTGCAAAACAAATGTACCAAAGCGCTGCCCAACAAACACAGCAAATTGTTGATACAATCAGCACCCGTTTGCAAGAAATTCAAAATGAAGAGCCTCAGTACAATAACTAA
- a CDS encoding DUF2777 family protein — MSLYRKLAAIPFQERAYVEGTIELIGNDWIFFDEVNEEASELQDLGLELEVLINGNWEKGTLIENMLLYLENDFHYLTNGDSIRFKKKLGHSFKQLIEELSEETYLNFVKALNSFGFSLYDCVYCNNFLSFLQTRELKDGMNVVLFDNGDQICVVQHYFYRGSDVTGGVNDFQDRFEFAQNDGKRMVCAYLSS; from the coding sequence TTGAGCTTATATAGAAAATTGGCTGCTATTCCTTTTCAAGAAAGAGCTTATGTTGAGGGCACAATTGAACTTATTGGAAACGACTGGATCTTTTTTGACGAAGTGAACGAGGAAGCTTCCGAACTCCAAGATTTGGGGTTGGAACTAGAAGTGCTCATAAATGGGAATTGGGAAAAAGGGACATTAATTGAAAATATGCTTCTTTATTTAGAAAATGATTTTCATTATTTAACAAACGGCGACAGTATTCGCTTCAAAAAAAAGTTGGGGCACTCCTTTAAACAATTAATTGAGGAGCTTTCTGAGGAAACGTATTTGAATTTTGTTAAAGCATTAAATTCTTTTGGTTTTTCGCTTTATGATTGTGTTTATTGCAACAATTTCTTATCTTTTTTACAAACAAGAGAACTAAAGGATGGTATGAATGTGGTACTCTTTGATAACGGGGACCAAATATGTGTTGTTCAACATTATTTTTATAGAGGCAGCGATGTTACGGGTGGTGTTAACGATTTCCAGGACCGCTTTGAATTTGCCCAAAATGATGGCAAAAGAATGGTGTGTGCGTATCTTTCATCTTGA
- a CDS encoding YisL family protein, with protein sequence MLHVHVTTWFVAIILLFVSYNMQKNGKQKPAKITKMILRLFYILILATGGHLFGLYASALGAGILQSAVFYKALAGLWVIVAMELLLVKQAKGKSTELYWIQFAIALLIALFFGYIVL encoded by the coding sequence TTGTTACATGTACATGTTACAACTTGGTTTGTAGCTATTATTTTATTGTTTGTAAGTTATAATATGCAAAAAAACGGGAAACAGAAACCTGCTAAAATTACGAAGATGATTTTACGTCTATTCTACATATTAATTTTAGCTACTGGCGGTCATTTATTTGGACTTTATGCTTCAGCTCTAGGCGCTGGTATTTTGCAGTCTGCTGTTTTTTACAAAGCCCTAGCTGGTTTGTGGGTAATTGTAGCAATGGAGCTTCTATTAGTGAAACAAGCAAAAGGAAAATCAACGGAACTTTATTGGATACAATTCGCAATTGCGCTCTTGATTGCGTTATTTTTCGGATATATCGTATTGTAA
- a CDS encoding ornithine--oxo-acid transaminase — protein MNPSISIIHIVDSNSKNIVSLINKFLESGGNVLSKTTDIIKLTEQYGANNYHPLPIVVSKAEGVWVEDPEGNKYLDMLSAYSAVNQGHRHPKIVQALKDQADRVTLTSRAFHSDKLGPWYEKVAHITGKEMVLPMNTGAEAVETAFKAARRWAYDVKGVSENAAEIIACTNNFHGRTMAAVSLSSNPEYKRGFGPMLPSIKIVSFGDLQALKAAITPNTAAFLVEPIQGEAGIIIPPEGYLKAAFDVCKQNNVLFIADEIQSGLGRSGKMFACDWENVKPDMYILGKALGGGVFPISCVAANKNILGVFEPGSHGSTFGGNPLACAVSIAALDIIIDEKLTECSLELGTYMLNELQKINNPTIKEVRGKGLFIGVELTTSARPYCEKLKEEGLLCKETHENVIRFAPPLVITKDDLDWALEKIRKVLA, from the coding sequence ATGAATCCGTCAATTTCCATTATACACATAGTAGATTCAAACTCAAAAAATATTGTCTCATTAATCAACAAATTTTTGGAAAGCGGAGGGAATGTTTTGAGTAAAACAACTGATATTATCAAGCTAACTGAACAATACGGTGCTAACAATTACCATCCTCTCCCTATTGTCGTTTCAAAAGCTGAGGGTGTATGGGTTGAGGACCCAGAGGGAAACAAGTATTTGGATATGTTAAGCGCTTATTCTGCTGTTAACCAAGGTCATCGTCATCCTAAAATCGTGCAAGCGTTAAAAGATCAGGCGGACCGTGTGACCCTTACTTCCCGGGCTTTTCATAGTGACAAGCTTGGGCCTTGGTATGAAAAGGTTGCTCATATAACAGGAAAAGAAATGGTTCTACCGATGAACACAGGGGCAGAAGCAGTGGAAACTGCTTTTAAAGCAGCGCGGCGCTGGGCTTATGATGTAAAGGGTGTATCGGAAAACGCAGCGGAAATTATAGCTTGTACGAATAATTTTCATGGGCGAACAATGGCAGCTGTATCGTTATCATCAAATCCTGAATACAAACGTGGCTTTGGGCCAATGCTTCCGAGCATCAAAATTGTCTCTTTCGGCGACTTACAAGCATTGAAAGCGGCAATTACACCGAATACAGCTGCTTTTCTTGTTGAGCCCATCCAAGGTGAAGCTGGTATTATAATCCCGCCAGAAGGTTATTTAAAAGCGGCCTTTGATGTTTGTAAACAAAATAATGTTTTATTCATCGCTGATGAAATTCAATCGGGACTAGGCCGTTCTGGAAAGATGTTTGCCTGTGATTGGGAAAATGTAAAGCCTGATATGTATATTCTTGGAAAGGCCCTTGGCGGAGGTGTTTTCCCTATTTCCTGTGTAGCAGCAAATAAAAATATTCTTGGAGTTTTTGAACCCGGCTCACATGGGTCAACATTTGGCGGAAATCCGCTGGCCTGTGCCGTTTCTATCGCCGCCCTTGATATAATCATTGATGAAAAACTAACAGAATGTTCCCTTGAACTAGGAACCTACATGTTAAACGAGCTACAAAAAATCAATAATCCGACTATTAAGGAAGTGCGCGGAAAAGGCTTATTTATTGGTGTTGAACTAACAACATCTGCCCGTCCTTATTGTGAAAAGCTAAAAGAGGAAGGTTTGTTATGCAAAGAAACGCATGAAAATGTTATCCGCTTTGCACCACCATTAGTGATTACGAAGGACGATTTGGATTGGGCGTTAGAGAAAATTCGTAAAGTGCTTGCTTGA
- a CDS encoding SDR family oxidoreductase has protein sequence MDLGLKGKTALVMASSKGLGKAIATKLAEEGANLMLASRSEESLQKTAEEIKGKTNGNIHYAVCDITNAASIKETVHKTVDTFGPINILVNNAGGPPAGGFDNFDDEAWIKAFELNLLSYVRTIREVLPHMRKQGGGRILNIASSSFKEPIDGLILSNTFRNGIAGLAKSLATELGKDKILVNTLGPGRIGTDRLQELDSIAANNLGKSPEEVKVSKELTIPLGRYGLPEEFANIAVFLCSEANSYVTGQAFLVDGGMVRAL, from the coding sequence ATGGATTTAGGTTTAAAAGGAAAAACAGCACTAGTAATGGCTTCGAGTAAAGGTTTGGGAAAGGCAATTGCCACAAAACTAGCTGAAGAGGGTGCAAATCTCATGCTTGCTAGCCGGAGCGAGGAGTCTTTACAAAAAACGGCGGAAGAAATAAAGGGAAAAACGAACGGTAATATTCACTATGCGGTCTGCGATATTACCAATGCAGCATCAATTAAAGAAACTGTGCACAAAACTGTAGATACTTTCGGTCCGATAAATATTCTTGTTAATAATGCTGGTGGTCCACCTGCGGGAGGATTTGACAACTTTGACGATGAAGCTTGGATAAAGGCTTTTGAATTAAATTTATTAAGCTATGTACGCACAATCCGTGAAGTGCTACCACATATGAGAAAACAAGGTGGAGGCCGCATTTTAAATATCGCTTCATCTTCATTCAAAGAGCCGATTGATGGATTAATTCTTTCCAATACATTCCGCAATGGCATCGCTGGCTTAGCAAAAAGCTTGGCGACCGAACTTGGAAAAGACAAAATATTAGTAAACACTCTTGGTCCTGGCCGCATCGGCACAGACCGTCTACAAGAGCTTGATTCTATTGCTGCCAATAATTTAGGTAAATCACCTGAAGAAGTAAAAGTCTCTAAGGAGCTTACAATTCCACTTGGTCGCTATGGATTGCCGGAGGAATTTGCTAATATCGCTGTCTTTTTATGTTCAGAGGCTAACTCCTATGTGACAGGGCAGGCGTTTTTGGTTGATGGAGGGATGGTAAGGGCGTTGTAA